The following are encoded together in the Opitutus sp. ER46 genome:
- a CDS encoding histidine phosphatase family protein: MQTILYWVRHAQSLPLPTVTDEERTLSPRGYEQAKEMVPVLQALGADRIYTSPFRRCRETLQPFAAAARLPLLEHAGLRERCFGTAWIDDFRDIWRQSWADFSYAVPGGENSLVCRDRVAAAAAELVRRHPGETLVLGSHGNAIALFLSSITPGYGIEAAGAVRTPDLLRVVHDGQRFTWDQSFVPGAAFDAIATDFRLTPGIKA, encoded by the coding sequence ATGCAGACCATTCTTTACTGGGTTCGCCACGCGCAGAGCCTGCCGTTGCCGACTGTGACCGACGAGGAGCGCACGCTGTCGCCCCGCGGCTACGAGCAGGCAAAGGAAATGGTGCCGGTGCTGCAGGCGCTCGGCGCGGACCGGATCTACACGAGCCCGTTTCGGCGCTGCCGGGAGACGTTGCAGCCTTTCGCCGCCGCGGCCCGCTTGCCCCTGCTCGAGCACGCGGGGCTGCGCGAGCGCTGCTTCGGCACGGCGTGGATCGACGATTTCCGCGACATCTGGCGGCAATCCTGGGCGGACTTCAGCTACGCGGTGCCGGGAGGGGAGAACTCGCTGGTGTGTCGCGACCGCGTCGCCGCGGCGGCAGCGGAGCTGGTGCGCCGGCATCCGGGAGAGACCCTCGTGCTGGGGTCGCACGGCAATGCGATCGCGCTCTTCCTGAGCAGCATCACTCCCGGATACGGCATCGAGGCGGCAGGGGCCGTTCGTACGCCGGACCTCCTCCGCGTGGTGCACGACGGGCAGCGGTTCACGTGGGACCAAAGCTTCGTCCCGGGGGCGGCGTTTGACGCCATCGCGACCGACTTCCGGCTCACCCCGGGAATCAAGGCCTGA
- a CDS encoding methyl-accepting chemotaxis protein: MTLRTQLLVAFGIVAAIPLVGGAIGIFAQSVATHRAAELVAAGERSQEAAARMADMQLQFKTEVQEWKNVLIRGHERAAYERHFAAFREQQKLVAGALRELPDRLAPLGIEASRIEALHAGVTALDRRYEEALAQFRMGDPTTSLVVDRAVAGADRELARQLDALQTELAERTLKHQAAGLAALERTHTLLERIMLVGTLLGVVIGVYFGWLTSNAVVRHLREVTGRMQHRTLGVASAANQVSGSSTRVAATSAEQARTVESSSGVINQVSVRVKENAERAREARDVSLTSRKAAEASAGEIAELQTAMHASVEAAGNITKIIKSIDEIAFQTNLLALNAAVEAARAGEAGAGFAVVAEEVRNLAQRSAQAAKETAGKIEDASEKSTRGAELANRVGASLKHVLENTQKVDGLIGEIAEASAQQASGLEEVVASIEQIDRLTQSNASTAEETAAAAHALDEEATQLQQELTALLKGRDAAGAPAKTEAATATPAGTATRRTAAVRSRKELQEA, translated from the coding sequence ATGACCCTCCGAACCCAACTTCTCGTCGCTTTCGGCATCGTCGCCGCCATTCCGCTCGTGGGCGGCGCGATAGGCATTTTTGCGCAGAGCGTCGCGACGCATCGGGCGGCAGAGCTTGTCGCCGCCGGCGAGAGAAGCCAGGAGGCGGCGGCGCGGATGGCTGACATGCAGCTGCAGTTCAAGACCGAGGTGCAGGAATGGAAGAATGTGCTGATCCGGGGCCACGAGCGCGCGGCCTACGAGCGGCATTTCGCGGCGTTTCGGGAGCAGCAAAAGCTCGTGGCCGGAGCGTTGCGGGAACTACCCGATCGCCTGGCCCCATTGGGCATCGAGGCCTCACGGATTGAGGCCCTGCACGCGGGTGTGACGGCGCTGGACCGCCGCTATGAAGAGGCGCTGGCGCAGTTTCGGATGGGGGATCCGACCACCTCTCTCGTGGTTGACCGGGCGGTGGCGGGAGCGGATCGCGAACTCGCACGGCAGCTTGACGCGCTGCAGACGGAGCTGGCCGAACGTACGTTGAAGCACCAGGCGGCGGGACTGGCGGCGCTCGAGCGCACGCACACGCTGCTCGAGCGTATCATGCTCGTGGGCACGCTGCTGGGCGTCGTCATCGGCGTGTATTTCGGCTGGCTGACCAGCAATGCCGTCGTGCGGCACCTGCGGGAGGTCACGGGGCGCATGCAGCATCGCACGCTGGGTGTGGCCTCCGCAGCCAACCAGGTTTCCGGCTCGAGCACGCGGGTCGCCGCAACGTCGGCGGAACAGGCGCGCACCGTCGAGTCGAGCAGCGGGGTCATCAACCAGGTGAGCGTCCGGGTGAAGGAGAATGCCGAGCGGGCGCGGGAAGCGCGGGACGTCTCGCTGACGAGTCGCAAGGCGGCGGAGGCGAGCGCGGGGGAGATTGCGGAGCTGCAGACGGCGATGCATGCGAGCGTCGAGGCCGCCGGCAACATCACGAAAATCATCAAGTCGATCGACGAGATCGCATTCCAGACGAACCTCCTGGCGCTGAATGCGGCGGTCGAAGCCGCCCGCGCGGGCGAGGCGGGTGCGGGCTTCGCGGTGGTCGCGGAGGAGGTGCGCAATCTCGCCCAACGTTCGGCCCAGGCGGCGAAGGAAACCGCGGGGAAGATCGAGGATGCGTCGGAGAAGAGCACCCGTGGGGCGGAACTCGCCAACCGCGTGGGCGCTTCGCTCAAGCACGTGCTGGAGAACACCCAGAAGGTTGATGGCCTCATCGGCGAGATCGCCGAGGCCTCGGCCCAGCAGGCGAGCGGACTGGAGGAGGTGGTCGCGTCGATCGAGCAGATCGACCGGCTGACGCAGTCCAACGCGAGCACGGCGGAAGAAACCGCGGCCGCGGCGCACGCGCTCGACGAGGAGGCCACCCAGCTTCAGCAGGAGCTTACGGCGTTGCTCAAGGGACGAGACGCGGCCGGCGCACCGGCGAAGACGGAGGCGGCGACCGCCACCCCGGCCGGGACCGCAACACGCCGGACGGCGGCCGTGCGTTCGCGCAAAGAACTCCAGGAAGCGTAG